In the genome of Triticum urartu cultivar G1812 unplaced genomic scaffold, Tu2.1 TuUngrouped_contig_559, whole genome shotgun sequence, the window AGATACTGTTCTTAGTCGTAGTTTTCATAATTAGTCATCATTAAATGAATCTGATTCTGAATCAGCTATTTAACTGAATTTGTAAGTAATGTCTGTAATTTTAAACTGACATTTTCTGTTGTAGGCTGTTGCAAATTGTGGATTAGTGCAGTGGGTAGATGAGCATTGGCCAGAGCATCTGCAGAATGCTATTCATAAGCTATGCCTTATGTATGAGGATAGCCAGCATAATAACATGATGGCATGCCTGGAGCATTCATGCACTATACACAATCTGACACAACAGAAAAAAGAGTTGCAGAAGACATATGAGAAGCTTGTTGAAGATGTTAACAACCTCTTGGATTATAAGGATAGCCAGCCTGAGGTAAACCAAAAGAATGATGCTGAGAACATTTCAGTGAGTGTGGAAAGCAGCATGACAAAGGATGCTGAGATCAAAAAATTGAAGGCTGTGGTTGACCAGTTAAAGCAAATTCATGTAGCTCAAGCCACTGTCATTAGGAATTTGAAGTTCAACCATCTTAAAGAGAAGGAAAAGTTGAGCTCTGATAAGAGGACTTTGGAGATTTGCTATGCTGACCTGAAGAAAAAGAAGGATGACCTGAAGAAAGAGAAGGATAAGCTGGATTGTTGCATTGCTGAGCTGATGAAACTGAAGGAGAAGTTGATCATGGAGAAGAGTACTCTTGCTTCCTGCATTGTTGAGCTCAAGACAGCAGGTGATAGCAACAAGAGGAAGCTTAACCAGATTAAGGCTATTTGTGATGAGGACTAAGTTGTGTTGTTGCCTGACCATGTGTGTCAATGATGTCTTTTGTAGTAACTATGGAGGAAAGTTTGTAATGTGTTAAGCTTTATTGTGGTGAACTCTACTATTTCTGTAGCAATGAACCTTGGATTGTATGTTGTTTGTCATGAATTATCAGTTTCAATTATCAGGTTTAATTAAGTTCAGTTTGTGATGACAGCACTGACATACTTGGAAATGATAACACTGACAGCAAGTAGATAGCAACCATAACTGAACATAGATATCAAGTACATAGCAAGTAGATAGCAAGCAGAACTTAACATAGGTAGCAAGTACATAGCAAGTAGATAGTGAACATAGATAGCAAGTTCATACTGCTGGCATACATAGATATTACCTGCATAGATAGTCTGACATAGATAGAACTGACATAGATAGAACAGGCATACTAACATACTAACAAAACTGAACTTTTTCTTCTACTGAGGAAACTGATGACAACATGTCACTCCTCCTTCTTCAGCATCTTCAGGTGTTGGGAGTGCCGCACGTCATTGTTGTTCAccgccgccctcttcttcttggCCGGCGCTGGCTCCACCACATCttcaccgccgccctcctcttcTTGCTTCATGACGACGAGCTCTGGGTTGTCGGCGACCTCTGGCAGCTTATCCACTTCAATTGGGATGTTCTTTTGCCCCTCCACGGCGTCGAGGACGGGCGCCAGGAGCTGCACATCAGGCTCGTCATCGGAGGAGAGTACGACGACCTCGTCCACCTCGTCGTCAGAGGAGTAGTAGTCAGACTCGTCAGCGTTGTAGTCGTCAGAGGACTCGGCGTCAGAGTCGTCGTCTGGCCCGAGGACCCATGGATTGTGCCTCTCCTAGTAGGCGTTGTTGATGGGGGCTGGGAGAgcgaggacggcgtcggtgatgTCATCCGCGGCGGCCGGCAGCGTGGTGGATGAGTGGTACATCCACCAACGTGCGCGCTGCCTGGGGTCGGGGGAGCGCTGCACCTCGCGCATC includes:
- the LOC125529424 gene encoding kinesin-related protein 1-like, with translation MVSWSDSESTEGSAAQYISSDDSPVKIPATIDEPSFEGLADDLNVICEHGNLGRKYVAFEGISTGRRFIACATEAVANCGLVQWVDEHWPEHLQNAIHKLCLMYEDSQHNNMMACLEHSCTIHNLTQQKKELQKTYEKLVEDVNNLLDYKDSQPEVNQKNDAENISVSVESSMTKDAEIKKLKAVVDQLKQIHVAQATVIRNLKFNHLKEKEKLSSDKRTLEICYADLKKKKDDLKKEKDKLDCCIAELMKLKEKLIMEKSTLASCIVELKTAGDSNKRKLNQIKAICDED